TTATTAGTCATATAAAttttcaaatctttttttttacatcattaaacAATGTTAATTCAACATTGAGACAAACCTTCACATTCACGCATTATTCGCTCCTATAGGatcattcattttatattttgtgatgagCGCTACGAGATTACTTGTTGTTGAAAttagcgctttataaataaagttggatggaattgaattttatttatagtgttactgtatttatttatttttttaacaacgGGTTTGGCCGCTGGGTGGCGCACCTTTTGTTTCTTTCCAATAAAGTTGAAACAATCGGAGTCACAAAcgtcttttcaaaataaaacaaaagcatgttgtgtttgtgataaataaaaaataaacgcCTCTGTAAAGTGTTTAGTGCAGATGTGTTGCAGTCTGTGCAACTGGTGGTGGGGAGTTAAACACGTAACTAACCCAGAGGAGGGTTTAGTTAGTATCACAAGGGCTTTTATTGTTGTGGGAGTATGGTGTGCTGTGTTAGCGGGAGTTTGTCGGTCATCCAGTCAAAACAATGCAGGTCAGCGTCCGCACAAATCTGCGACAAACacgaacaaacaaacaaaaagacctGCAGTAGAAGACATTGTGTGGTTGTAGGTTCTCTACCCACCGTGTGTCCTCCTCAGACCGGTTTCAGCGTTTTCTCCGCCGTAGTGCGGGTTTTGTTCCGGGCATGTGTGCGGCCGACCGCCCGGCGCTGAGCGGCTGAAGTCGGGGGACCGCGGGACGTCGACGGTTACCGGGCGGAGCTAGAACTGCCCCCCGGGCATGGAGCGCTGAGTCCCCGGACGTCCCCCCGCCATGGCCCCGGGCTCGCTGGTAGCGGCCTGCCGCAGCCTGGCCCTCTCGACGTGGCTGCTGTCCTTCTGCTTCGTCCACCTGCTGTGCCTGGACTTCACGGTGGCCGAGCGGGAGGAGTGGTACACCGCCTTCGTCAACGTCTCCTACACCGACCCGGACACCAGCGAGCCCCGCGCCGAGAAGACCGAGTGCGGCCGCTACGGGGAGCACTCCCCGAAGAGGGACGCCAAAGGCCCGGTGGTGCTGCCGGCCACCGACCGCCAGGCCTGCGACCCCAACACCCGCTTCTCGGTGCCCCCTCAGGCCGGGGCCTGGGTGGCGCTGATCGCCCGGGGAAACTGCACCTACCGGGACAAGATCCGACACGCTGCGGCTCACAACGCGTCCGCCGTGGTTATCTTCAACGTGGGGTCCATTAACCCGAACGACACCATCACCATGCCCCATCCCGGTATGACCCCAATACCACAAGGTTTCTTCCTAATATTGTTCTCTAGGTTGGTATTTATAGGGCGCCGATTGTATTTTAGCATtgacatgctaaaataaacagcaacagatttaaagcaatatttgggatatatatatatatatatcgtataACGTGGTAGttgcacatatatatatatatatatatatatatatatatgtgcaaCTACCACGTTTACAGTGGTTTGTTGCAAAAagctgctgtttattttagcatgtgcaactttccAATTGGTAGGTATCAGCATACATTTATATACTGTAGAACCACTGTTTGAATCCATTACTTTagtccagtgtttttcaaccttggggccacctgaaaataaaatggggtcgtCCGAAATGTCTagtaacaaaaattaaaaaatcactgattaaaattacattaagttgtattattatttttcaaactaaaacacCACACCCAATCTCAAACGACTGTTATCTATACTTTCAATTcactttctttaaaataaatccaGTCTAATCTAAGTGATTTCTCCTGGGATCATTAAAATATTTCTCAGTATGATTCTTATCTCagaataaaatgcagttaaaaaaatgtctgagcTGCTGTATTCCAGGCTACTCTGTAATAcaaaaatagggtcacgacaagaaaagggttgggaaccactgcttgagtctattattattagtattatatttacttatttatgttGGTGGAATATTGCAATGTcttggatagagcaggattcaaacccccaaccctttggttatctACAAACCTAGATCCAGCTGCATTACAAATGAGATCTGTGGAGCCCTTTGTGAAGTTGTactttattatacattttacagaaataagaaaacactCCATCTTTTGGCCCAACAGCACCAAGTTATTGTCAGTATCGcaacttggaaaaaaatatcCAAGAAAATGCTTCTATTCCGGAGAAGGAACCACACGAACTTAGAGGAAATCagcttttttgtcttttattagtGTTCATTTCTGGAATAGAAGTTTATTCTCAAagtcttggaaaaaaaaaaaaaaaaacctcaatgtTGCCTTAAAATGCtcttgtaataaataaatgagtacAGTAAAAGTCCTAGTTattgaatataatatacatttctATTTTATAAGGTGAAATCTCATTACGTGAGATGTCGTGCGAGATTGAACATTTCCGTCTCTTCCGACAGCCACACGTTTACGAAGACAAACTGCGTGTAAATATGTGATATTttaccaaaacatgcatgtgaggataTATTCATTGTCGAGCTGCAAtttgtgcttgtttttgtttagagAAATAATTAAAGTAATCCATTTTGGGAGGTAAAGGGAGTTTTGTATTTTCCGCGATTACAGAAAATCGGAGTCTCTGGTTTGCTCGGCCAGAGGacgttgcactttttaaaaagaCTGACATgagactgagataatgcaggaCCTCATTCACTCTTGGTTTAGGATTGTTTGGAGGACACAATGctaaggctgtgcaattaatcgaaattcgaTTACAATTTTGATTATATCGCTCAAcgataacaaaaataacaatcgcTTTCAGAtggcttttgttgtaatttgcgctatataaataaagttgaatagaATTGAATAATCGAGAAAAAATGATTTCATACTAACGTTGAGTTGATTAATGCACGTGGATGCGAGCTCCTCTgcccccgcccctctcaaagctaaagctagcctgcaggccaaccACTGTCAGAAATTAGTGAGGACCACGGGTCATTGGTCCATCAATTAAGGCAAAAATGCCCCCAAAAACCTTGTTTCATGGGCAAAAATTTCCCCCAAGTTTTTGGTCATCAACTTATTCGCTGGAGCGCTGTTCATGGGAGCTCCGGTGTGCACAGCCGCCCCTCACACACATAGACAAAAGGAAAGTTGATGCTAGTGGTCTTAAAACATGGCAGAGAAACACATGGTAATGAAGAAGGAATACTTaacacctttttatttattagtgttcaaataatatatttttagttttgtgcaaaagtgaacatacttgattttagtgtttgaaggattttatttatgtttaataatatatttgaccatgttttgtacaaaaaataaataagtttttggttgacaaataatcgtggTTTCATCTATGACTAAAATCATGgtgatgattatttttttctataatcaagCAGCCCTATGCAACGCTGAGACTCGATGGGAGCTGAATCTGCACATGGCGACTCATGGATCATGCCTTTATTTTTAGGGCCTAAATGAATCAATGGTGTCTGTCGGGGGTTGGAAAGAGTTCAGATCAGGCCTCGGGGCCATTTGGCAGCAGTGGTAGTGTCATCAGCAGAGATGATGTTCAAAAGTAGTTCATCGGTTAAACCAAACTTACAGTAAACCTTGTTTTTGAGAGTTATCTctcttttctgtaatttttaagATGTTTTGAAGTGTGTGAGGCTGTCAAAGAGCCACACGCACATCTTTTTGTGTTGGCAGTGTTTCCTCGTTAGTTTTTTAGTCCTAAAGTCACTGCTGTGATGTTCGCTTTCATCTCCGGGCCCTGCAAGTATTTTTAGAGCCCTCGCGCTCTCCTCTGTGGGTGGGCGAGGAGCTGGTTGCCATGGCGACGCAGCGTGATTTGTAGGCCAGAGTTGTTTGATCGATAAATAGGCAAAGAAGATGAAAGCctgactccgtctcattcatcCAAACCGCCACAGTAGTCGGGGGCTCGTCCGGGATCCAAATACAATATGTAgttacagaactctctcctggtcagactgccctaagctggccagataccatcgtacactgatagcacTCACCAAGATCTCTGCCATAGGAGGCTCtgctatgttatgactaccgctatcagcaacatacataaccCTGAGaacactgaacagcagcagattcactgaggcacacacactgaaagcttGTTTATTTCTGACATTTCAGACCCGTCTGTTCCGCCAAACCTTTTGAcataataaaccctgtgtccgcatctgaccagcaaccctaaagcttgactccaTTTCATCTATCCAAAACCGCCTCAACAGAAGACAAAAACCTGTTCAGAGATCACTTCAGCGAGAGCAGTGGGAACCGgcaaaaaaacaacccaaagcGTTATTCTCCAGAATCAGAGAAGATGGCTCATGGAAAATTAATGAGACACAGAGTGTACCCTTAACTACAAGTTGAAAACTAAATTTTCAAGATATTTAATAACACTGTCCTTGAATTAAGAATGtgcgatatatcgtcaaaaacattctcagcgGTAAGAATATATAATCCCACGATAGAAACGATGAATGCcaatgtcggaaattagcgagggccacaggccatttgtccctcaatttagtcAAGAATGCCCATAAAAACCTTGCTCCACTGTCCAAAATTGCCCacaagtttgttgtcaacaacttattcaCTGGAGCAGATTGCTGTTCACAGCAGCGGAGCCTCCATGGTGTGTACCACCCCTCCCGCCCCCAGCCCTCACACCACAAACAGACGGCGGTGatcgtcacggctacctgaagctgccgtgatgttgtgatacatcatgaaccactacatggttaaaaccagaaaaccatccaacaaagtgaaccaatccaagttcctccatcagatccacccaaacttttttttttttttagaaaataatttaattttaagtgaggaaataaatgaatgacatacaataacactaatagagtgacccacatgcactaaaatattccataaaatatcagctcatgaactctttgagtcagcagatattctagctttttaaaatgtatctagtgtttgtaaggaacctgcttacactttaagttgggaattgttttatttatttatcgttattgtgataaataccagaaattatcggtaTCATTTtcttagtccatatcgcccatccctagtccTGCTTTCCTAACGACTTGTTCCTCGGTCCCCAGGTACCGGCGAGGTGGTCGCAATCATGATCCCGGACCTGAAAGGCCGCGAGCTGGTGTCGTTGCTGGAACGCAATGTGACTGTGACCATGACGATCACCATCGGCACCAGGAACCTGCAGAAGTACGTCAGCAGGACGTCGGTGGTGTTCGTGTCCATCTCCTTCATTGTGCTAATGATCATCTCCCTCGCTTGGCTCGTCTTCTACTACATCCAGAGGTTCAGATATGCCAACGCCCGCGACCGAAACCAGGTTTGGACCATGACCTTTGACTGAAGTGCATCTGCTTTCTATGAACGAGTGAAACCCAAACAAGCACTTTGTGTTTCATCAGCGGCGTCTCGGCGATGCAGCCAAGAAGGCCATCAGCAAGCTGCAGGTCCGCACCATCAGGAAGGGCGACCAGGAGACCGAGGCTGACTTTGATAACTGCGCCGTCTGCATCGAGGGCTACAAAGCCAACGACGTAGTGCGCATCCTGCCCTGCAGGTAGGGACGCCGCCCC
This window of the Gouania willdenowi chromosome 18, fGouWil2.1, whole genome shotgun sequence genome carries:
- the rnf150b gene encoding RING finger protein 150, which gives rise to MAPGSLVAACRSLALSTWLLSFCFVHLLCLDFTVAEREEWYTAFVNVSYTDPDTSEPRAEKTECGRYGEHSPKRDAKGPVVLPATDRQACDPNTRFSVPPQAGAWVALIARGNCTYRDKIRHAAAHNASAVVIFNVGSINPNDTITMPHPGTGEVVAIMIPDLKGRELVSLLERNVTVTMTITIGTRNLQKYVSRTSVVFVSISFIVLMIISLAWLVFYYIQRFRYANARDRNQRRLGDAAKKAISKLQVRTIRKGDQETEADFDNCAVCIEGYKANDVVRILPCRHLFHKSCVDPWLLDHRTCPMCKMNILKALGIALNADCLDDLPLDYDLALGGVGGVGALALEAVVSGASSDGTLSEGGSSVVLDPGVRRMGLPQDYHDPDTLRDSPVTATTDARTGELQPMASSTSVASFVIAVETGLLDEEGCTEQHQLRDKS